The genomic DNA AAGTCAAGAGTTCCGTCACCAAGAGGAATGTGTGAATCCTTGACTCCGTCATTATCATTCAAATGACAGTAGCTTATGTTTTTTAAGGACAGCATCTCTTCAAGGTTTCCGCAGGTGTTTCCGTGTCCGGTGTCTATTGTCAGGCTGCAGCCGGTAGCTTCCTGTATCATCTCTATTTCCTCAACCTTGTTTCCCAAAAATTTCTGGCGCACCGGCATGTTTTCAACTGATACCTCGACATTGGTGTTGTCCATGATTTCTCCAATACTTTCTATTGACATCTCCAAAGCCCATTTTCTGAGGTGTGGTTCGTTTCTTCCTATTATTCCCGGATGGACTGTTATTGTTTTTGCTCCAATCTCCTCGGCAAAATGTCCGCATTTGATCATTTGGCGAACGCTTTCAGCACGAATTCCCTTGTTTATGCTTGCAATGTTGATGTCAACGGTTGCCGCATGTATGCGAATGTCAAGGCCGCAGTCTATAAATGGGGTGTTGTCCTTGTCGTATACAGGGTCTTCCGCCAATATTTCTATTATCTCAAAGTCATGTTTTTTTGCCAGGTTGATGATGTCCTCAGTTGGTTCCATAAAAACTGCAAGTGTTGTAAATCCGAGTTTCATATTTATATATTAGCGATGTCTATATAATAAATGTTAATATATATCAATTTTTAACATATGGTGAAATATGACTGATGAAAAGGATATTGAAAAATCCCCTGAAAGGATGTTGAAGTTCTTTACAAATGGAATAACCCATAACTTAATCTTATGGATTATTTCCAAGGAAACTATTCATGGTTATGGAATCATGAAGAGACTAGAGGATTTCTTCAGCTTTGAAGGAGGAAAATGTGAAGTAAATATTAACTCCAGTAAGATATATCCGATCCTGTCCAAGATGGAGAAAAAGGGATTGATTGCTGGTGAATGGAAAGTCAACGAAAATAACAAGAGGGTCAAATATTATTCAACAACCGATGATGGAGAAATGGTTTTGGAAAATATTCGAAATCATATGGCTTCAATTCTAACCAATCCATCATGGATAGATTATATTGAAGATTTGACCGGCAGGGAGATTAACAATGAAAAACGCAATTGAGACTGAAAATCTTACAAAAGTTTACAACAACAACTTTACAGCTGTTAACTCTCTTAACTTGGAAATTCCAGAAAAAAGTATTTTTGGAATGCTGGGTCCTAATGGAGCTGGAAAGACAACTACCATCAAGATGCTGACATGTCTGATTCAGCCGACCTCAGGTCGTGCCACCGTTGGAGGCTATGATGTTCAAAAGAATCCCGATGAGGTGAGAAACCTCCTTGGTATGGTTCCCCAACAGGTAAGCCTTTACAAGGACCTGACCGTCATGGAAAACTCCCAGTTATGTGCGGATTATTATGGAATCCCAAAGGATGAACGTGACTCACGCATCGAGGATTTGATGGAACTGGTGGACATCGAATACGCACGTGACAAAAGGGTGGGACAGCTTTCAGGCGGACAAAAGCAGAAGGCTTCACTTGTGGCCAGTCTTGTTCACAGGCCTGACATCCTGTTTTTGGATGAGCCTACAATCGGGCTTGATCCGACAACCAAACGTACATTATGGGATTTGATTAGAGAGTTAAACGACAACGGACATACAATAATTCTGTGTTCTCATGACATGCATGAGGTTGACATGCTCTGTGATAATGTCGGAATCATCAATACAGGTAACCTCGTTGCCTATGATACACCGCAGGGTCTTAAGGATTCTCTTTTGGAGGAAAACAAAAGGGAATTGACAGATGCATTGTCCCAGATTCACTCTGAAAATGACAAGTCTTCTTCAGATAATCTGGAAAAGTTAAGCTTAAGGAAAATGTCATTTCTGCTTCAAAATCAGGATGAGGCTATTGTTTCAAAAATCAGAGAAAATGACAATGTCAATGATGTGGAAGTGGCAAAAAATGGCCGTATCAATTTGAGGATAGATGCCTTTGATGACATGGCGGTTCATAGTGTTTTAAATGACGTCATTTCAGAGGGAGGTATCATAAAATCAGTTTACACTGAAGAACCTTCCCTAGAGGATGTTTTTATAAAGGCTACAGCGGAGGTGGATGAAGATGCTAGAGCTTAATAAGTTTTGGTGGATGATTAAAAAGGAACTGATTTCACTTAAAAGGCACCCTGGTCGTCTTGTTTCAATCATCGCATTCCCGATAATAATGATTCTGCTCTTTGGTTATGGTATGGGAGGAGAGATGACCGACCTGCCGATTCTTGTCGTTTCCCAGTCTCATGGGGACCTCACCGACCTGACCCTGGACACCATCAAGAGCACTGAAACATATAAGGTGGTTGAGGTAATTGATGATCTTGACGAGGGAAAGGAGCGTGTCGATTCTGGTGAAGTCAAGGCAGCAATAATTCTTCCTTCGGATTATGACGAGAATTCCTCGCAGCAGAAATCGGTGACACTGTATCTGGACTCATCCGATCAGATGGCATCACAGATTCTTGCATCCTCAACTGAAGGAATTTTCTACAGGCTGTCAAATGTGGTCGCTTCACAGACAAGCGTATCAACCCAGAATGCGGACATCGAGCCGTCAATTATCCACTCTTTAAGCAACTTCAAGGATGACATAAGTCTGCATATCAACAGAATCTACGGCAACATCAAATACATCGACTTTTTGGTGCCTGCGGTTTTGGGTATGACCATCATGTTCAGCTGTATGATGGGTATGGGCGCAACAATAGCCGGTGAGCGTGAAACAGGTGAGCTTGCAAGGCTATTCATGACTCCTACTTCAGTTGCCACAGTTATCGGCGGTAAAATTGCAGCAAAACTATTGATTGAATTGCTAAGGGCGTTGATATTGATTGTAATGGCCATTCTGCTATTCAACGTAAGTATCAAGGGAGGCATACTGCAGACGTTCATCGTTCTTGTAATAGGGGCCCTGTGTTTCGTTTCATTTGGTATATTCTTCTCAGCAAGAACCTCCACCCAGGAGGATTACGCCCAGATTGTCATGCCGTTTTCAATGCCGATGATGTTTGTATCAGGCGTATTCTATCCGATAGAAACAATGCCTTGGATTTTACAGAAACTTGCATACATTTTCCCTCTGACCTATCTCAATGATGCAATGAGGGGTGTCATGCTCAAGGGTCAAAGTCTGGGGGACGTCTGGTTAGATCTTGTAATACTTTTAGGTTTTGCACTTCTCTTCTTTATCATAGGTGTAAAACGATTCAATAGGGATGTATAGGAGGTTTTCAAATGAATAAAAACATATTTATCTTATTTATCATAGCAATTTTGTGCTTAAGTCCCGTTGCAGCGGCAAACTGGGATTCATTTGCAGGCGGAATTGATCATAATGCATACAGGGACGAAGGTTCGGACTTTGTAACAAATCTCTGGACATTCAACATGGAATCTCCTGTCCATTCATCCCCTGCAATTTACAAGGACTATATTTATGTAGTTTCTGAAAATGGAATATTGAAGGCAATCGACATGGAAAACGGTCAGGAAGAATGGAAACTGGATTTGGAATCATCTACCAACTCTTCACCGATTGTTCACAAGAACAAGTTATATATCGGATGTGATGAGGGGCTTAAAATAGTCAACATCAACTCCCACAAGGTCATAAAGGAATTTGACTGTGACAATGTTGCCTCAACACCGTTCTTCTATGAGGATGTGGCTTACTTCGGAAGTGATGACGGACACCTCTATGGTGTAAATGAGGATGGCAAGAAGGAATTCGACAAGAAACTGGACGGTGAACTTAAGACCTCTCCTATTGTTGTGGATGATACAATCTATATAGGTTCCACCAACGGTAAGCTATACAGTATCGGCACCGACAAGAGCAACAACTGGGAATTCACTGCCGGTGATGAGATCTTGTCTTCCCCTGCATACGTTAACGAGACAGTAATTTTTGCATCCAATGACGGTTCAATATACTGTTTGAACGAATCCGAGGGGGATGTTGTATGGAAGGAGGACTTGAAAAACAAGGTTATCTCCTCACCGACCATCGATGAACACGACTACAATGTGTTCATAGGTTCTGATGATGGTAACTTCACATGCCTCGATATCCGTGACGGAACAATCAAATGGGGTCATCATACCGGTGACAAGATACAGTCAACCGCAGCCCTTAAGGATAATATGGTTGCATTCGGATGTAACAACGGATACCTTTATGTGCTGAATAAATACACCGGTGATGAGGTGTTCACCTACAATCCGGGAACAGTCCTTTTCAACTCAGCCATTACATCCTCACCGGTGATAAACGGCAACAGCCTTTTCTTCGGTGACGATTCAGGACATGTCTATTCAATAAACATCGAAAAGCATGAGGTTCCGGGTTCAACACAAATGTTTTACTCAATTGCGGTATTGATTATCGTTATTATCGTGGTTTTGGTTGTTGTTCGCAAAGTAAAGGGTAGAAAATAACTTTCTATCCTCCAATTCTTTTTTTTAAATACTTTTATATGTTTGAATTTTTAAATTATATTTGTTTAAGGTGAAGTTCAATGTTAGACAATATCGAAATAATCAAGAAGGAAAGTATGAATCTTGCCGATAAGATTTATATCTTTGACACAACTCTGCGTGACGGTGAACAGACCCCCGGAGTTGCACTTACAGTAGATGAAAAAATACAGATTGCCCAAAAACTCAACAACCTTGGAGTGGACAAAATCGAAGTCGGTTTTCCTGCTTCATCAAAAGGTGAAATCAAATCAGCCAAAAAAATAGGCGAGCTGGATTTGGATTCCACTTTGGTCGGTCTTTCAAGATCATTGAAGTCCGATGTTGATGCGGTTTTGGATGCTGATTTGGAATATATTCACACATTCATTGGAACTTCACCGTTGCATCGTGATTATAAGCTTAAAATGTCAAAGTCTGAAATCATCAGTAAGGCAACTGAAACTATCGAATATGCAAAGGACCATGGCCTGACAGTCGAGTTTTCAGCTGAAGACGCAACAAGAACCGAGAGGAATTTTCTTTTTGACGTGTTTTCACAAGCGGTCAGCTCAGGCGTTGACTTTTTGGATATTCCTGATACGGTCGGTATTCTGACACCTATCATGACCCGTGAGCTAATAACCGACATTAAGGATAATTTCAATGTGCCGATAAGTGTTCATTTCCATAATGATTTCGGTTTGGCTACAGCCAATACCTTAACAGCCATTGAGTGCGGTGCCAATCAGGCTCACGTTACAGTCAACGGATTGGGTGAAAGGACCGGTAACTGTTCTTTGGAAGAACTTGTAATGACACTTAAGGCTTCATATGGAATAGATTTAGGTTTGGACACTACCAGATTATACAGTTTATCAACTTTGGTCGGTCGTTTGACCGGTGTGAAGATGCCTGTCAACAAGCCGATTGTTGGGGATAATGCATTTGCACATGAATCAGGAATTCATGTTCATGGCATCCTCAACAATTCAGCCACCTACGAGCCGATGTCACCTGAAATGGTCGGGCATTCAAGGCGTATCGTATTGGGTAAACACACCGGCGCTAATGCTTTGAAGTCAAAATTGAAGGAGTACCATATTGACCTTGATGAGGGTCAATTCTATAAGGTTTTCAATGAAATCAAGGCATTGGGTGACAGTGGAAAGTGTGTTACCGATGATGATTTGATAGCTATTGCAATTACCGAACTCGGATCTGCTAAGGAAACTCCGATAGTCCTTAAGGGATTAAGCATTTCCATGGGTGCCAACGTTTCACCTACAGCCACAGTCAAACTGGAAATCGATGGAGTTGAAAAGGAAAAGGCAAATACCGGAGTCGGACCTATTGATGCTGCCATTGGTGCTGTTCGTGAACTTGTCCAGGACACTATGCATATAGAACTTGAAGAATATAATCTTGAAGCTATCACAGGCGGTACCGACGCTTTGGCAGAGGTTTTTGT from uncultured Methanobrevibacter sp. includes the following:
- a CDS encoding sugar phosphate isomerase/epimerase, encoding MKLGFTTLAVFMEPTEDIINLAKKHDFEIIEILAEDPVYDKDNTPFIDCGLDIRIHAATVDINIASINKGIRAESVRQMIKCGHFAEEIGAKTITVHPGIIGRNEPHLRKWALEMSIESIGEIMDNTNVEVSVENMPVRQKFLGNKVEEIEMIQEATGCSLTIDTGHGNTCGNLEEMLSLKNISYCHLNDNDGVKDSHIPLGDGTLDLNLLKRIDTAIIELNNFDNILKSQEVIKKIIK
- a CDS encoding PadR family transcriptional regulator; this encodes MTDEKDIEKSPERMLKFFTNGITHNLILWIISKETIHGYGIMKRLEDFFSFEGGKCEVNINSSKIYPILSKMEKKGLIAGEWKVNENNKRVKYYSTTDDGEMVLENIRNHMASILTNPSWIDYIEDLTGREINNEKRN
- a CDS encoding ATP-binding cassette domain-containing protein, translated to MKNAIETENLTKVYNNNFTAVNSLNLEIPEKSIFGMLGPNGAGKTTTIKMLTCLIQPTSGRATVGGYDVQKNPDEVRNLLGMVPQQVSLYKDLTVMENSQLCADYYGIPKDERDSRIEDLMELVDIEYARDKRVGQLSGGQKQKASLVASLVHRPDILFLDEPTIGLDPTTKRTLWDLIRELNDNGHTIILCSHDMHEVDMLCDNVGIINTGNLVAYDTPQGLKDSLLEENKRELTDALSQIHSENDKSSSDNLEKLSLRKMSFLLQNQDEAIVSKIRENDNVNDVEVAKNGRINLRIDAFDDMAVHSVLNDVISEGGIIKSVYTEEPSLEDVFIKATAEVDEDARA
- a CDS encoding 2-isopropylmalate synthase; this encodes MLDNIEIIKKESMNLADKIYIFDTTLRDGEQTPGVALTVDEKIQIAQKLNNLGVDKIEVGFPASSKGEIKSAKKIGELDLDSTLVGLSRSLKSDVDAVLDADLEYIHTFIGTSPLHRDYKLKMSKSEIISKATETIEYAKDHGLTVEFSAEDATRTERNFLFDVFSQAVSSGVDFLDIPDTVGILTPIMTRELITDIKDNFNVPISVHFHNDFGLATANTLTAIECGANQAHVTVNGLGERTGNCSLEELVMTLKASYGIDLGLDTTRLYSLSTLVGRLTGVKMPVNKPIVGDNAFAHESGIHVHGILNNSATYEPMSPEMVGHSRRIVLGKHTGANALKSKLKEYHIDLDEGQFYKVFNEIKALGDSGKCVTDDDLIAIAITELGSAKETPIVLKGLSISMGANVSPTATVKLEIDGVEKEKANTGVGPIDAAIGAVRELVQDTMHIELEEYNLEAITGGTDALAEVFVITSDADGNKSTGRSTNQDIVMASIMAVLDSMNKLLLIKRA
- a CDS encoding PQQ-binding-like beta-propeller repeat protein, whose translation is MNKNIFILFIIAILCLSPVAAANWDSFAGGIDHNAYRDEGSDFVTNLWTFNMESPVHSSPAIYKDYIYVVSENGILKAIDMENGQEEWKLDLESSTNSSPIVHKNKLYIGCDEGLKIVNINSHKVIKEFDCDNVASTPFFYEDVAYFGSDDGHLYGVNEDGKKEFDKKLDGELKTSPIVVDDTIYIGSTNGKLYSIGTDKSNNWEFTAGDEILSSPAYVNETVIFASNDGSIYCLNESEGDVVWKEDLKNKVISSPTIDEHDYNVFIGSDDGNFTCLDIRDGTIKWGHHTGDKIQSTAALKDNMVAFGCNNGYLYVLNKYTGDEVFTYNPGTVLFNSAITSSPVINGNSLFFGDDSGHVYSINIEKHEVPGSTQMFYSIAVLIIVIIVVLVVVRKVKGRK
- a CDS encoding ABC transporter permease; amino-acid sequence: MLELNKFWWMIKKELISLKRHPGRLVSIIAFPIIMILLFGYGMGGEMTDLPILVVSQSHGDLTDLTLDTIKSTETYKVVEVIDDLDEGKERVDSGEVKAAIILPSDYDENSSQQKSVTLYLDSSDQMASQILASSTEGIFYRLSNVVASQTSVSTQNADIEPSIIHSLSNFKDDISLHINRIYGNIKYIDFLVPAVLGMTIMFSCMMGMGATIAGERETGELARLFMTPTSVATVIGGKIAAKLLIELLRALILIVMAILLFNVSIKGGILQTFIVLVIGALCFVSFGIFFSARTSTQEDYAQIVMPFSMPMMFVSGVFYPIETMPWILQKLAYIFPLTYLNDAMRGVMLKGQSLGDVWLDLVILLGFALLFFIIGVKRFNRDV